TCCATATGTACCTCCCGGATGCCGCAGGATCGTGCCGTGCGACACCGGATGGTGTCAGGCCCCGCCCAGAGCACAGCGCATCGCACTGCCACCGTATTCCCAGGAAGGGGGGAACAACAGACCCCCTCTGCGGGGGACCGGCCTCAGTCCAGCTGCTCCGTGAGCTCGAACCAGCGCAGCTCCAGCTCTTCGATCTCGCCCTGCTTCTCCGCGATCGCCGCCGTCTTGGCGCCGAGACCCGTGTAGTCCGACTGGTCGTGCTCCGCGAGCGCCTGTTTGGCCGCATCCACCTGCTGCGTGAGCTTCTGGATGCGCCGCTCCAGGGAGGAGACCTCCTTCTGCGCGGCGCGCAACGCGGCGCCATCGAGACCGGTAGCCGTCTGTGCGGCGGTGGCCGTCGCGGCCTTGACCGTCTGCCCCTTCGCCGAGGTCGAGTCCTGCAGCTGGCGCAGGCGCAGGTACTCCTCCACACCCCCGGGAAGGTGGCGCAGGTGCCCGTCGAGGATCGCGAACTGCTGGTCGGTCACACGCTCCAGGAAGTAGCGGTCGTGGCTGACGACGAGCAGCGTGCCCGACCAGGAGTCGAGCAGATCCTCGATGGCGGCCAGCATGTCGGTGTCGAGGTCGTTGGTGGGCTCATCGAGGATCAGCACATTGGGCTGGTCGAGCAGCACGAGCAGCAGCTGGAGGCGCCGCTGCTGACCGCCCGAGAGGTCCTTCACCGGAGTGGAGAGCTGTGCGGACGAGAAGCCGAGGCGTTCGAGCAGCTGGCCGGGAGTGAGATCCTGCGCCTTGGAGCCCGCGCCCATCGTGTACGAGGTGCGCAGGCCCGAGATCACGACGCGCACCGGATCCTTCCAGTGCTGCTCGAGCTCGTCGAGGCGCTGGGTGAGGGTCTTCACGACGACGGTCGTGCCGCGCTTGACGCGGCCGGACGTCGGCTGCACCGTTCCGGAGATGAGTCCGAGCAGCGTGGACTTGCCTGCGCCGTTCACGCCGAGGATGCCGGTGCGCTCCCCCGGTGCGATGCGCCACTCGACGTCTTTCAGGACGACCTTCTCGCCGCCGTCCGCCGCGGGGTAGGTCACACCCACGTCGAGCAGGTCGACGACGTCCTTGCCCAGACGGGACACCGCGAGGGACTGCAGCGACACCTTGTCGCGGATCTCGGGTACATCGGCGATGAGCTCGTTGGCCGCATCGATGCGGAACTTCGGCTTGGCGGTGCGAGCCGGGGCGCCGCGACGCAACCAGGCGAGCTCCTTCTTGGCGAGGTTCTGACGCTTCGCCTCTGTCGCCGCCGACATGCGGTCGCGCTCTACGCGCTGGAGGATGTAGGCCGCATAGCCACCTTCGAAGGGCTCGACGATGCGGTCGTGCACCTCCCAGGTCTCGGTGGAGATCTCGTCGAGGAACCACCGGTCGTGCGTGACCACCATGAGTGCGCCGGAGTTGGGCGCCCACCGCTTCTTGAGGTGTCCGGCCAGCCATGTGACCGCCTCGACGTCGAGGTGGTTGGTCGGCTCGTCGAGTGCGATCACGTCCCAGTCGCCGGTCAGCAGCTTCGCCAGGGAGACCCGTCGGCGCTGGCCACCGCTGAGGGAGCCGATCTCGGCATCCCACGGCAGATCCTTCAGCAGACCCTCGATCACATCGCGGACGCGCGCGTCGCCGGCCCACTCGTACTCCGGGGTGTCGCCGACGACCGCCTCGCTGATGGTGAGGTCGTCAGGGAGCGTGTCGGCCTGGTCGAGCACGCCGATCGTGGTGCCGCCGCGCACGGTGACGCGACCCGAGTTGGGCTCCTTGCGTCCGGCCAGCATCCCGAGCAGGCTCGATTTGCCGTCGCCGTTGCGCCCGACGATGCCGATCCGGTCGCCCTCCTCGATGCCGAGGGTGACGGAGTCGAAGACGATTCGAGTGGGATATTCGAGATGAAGGGCCTCGGCCCCGAGAAGATGTGCCATGTCTCCTCCAGGGTAGTCGCGCGGCGCGGAGAGTCGGCGCCGCACCCCAGCGCAGAGATTCGAATGTCGGTGGGTGGTGGTGGACTGGGGTCATGGCGGACCTGCTCGATGCGAACGACTCCCAGATGGCGATGCTCGCCGATCTGGTCGCCGGGCTACAGGCTGCGGAAGAGACCATCAGCGCAATGCTGGCCGCCCGAGACGGCATGCTCGCGATGGCGTCTCGGCTGGCGATCGACATCGCCAGGCAGGC
The sequence above is drawn from the Candidatus Microbacterium colombiense genome and encodes:
- a CDS encoding ABC-F family ATP-binding cassette domain-containing protein, which gives rise to MAHLLGAEALHLEYPTRIVFDSVTLGIEEGDRIGIVGRNGDGKSSLLGMLAGRKEPNSGRVTVRGGTTIGVLDQADTLPDDLTISEAVVGDTPEYEWAGDARVRDVIEGLLKDLPWDAEIGSLSGGQRRRVSLAKLLTGDWDVIALDEPTNHLDVEAVTWLAGHLKKRWAPNSGALMVVTHDRWFLDEISTETWEVHDRIVEPFEGGYAAYILQRVERDRMSAATEAKRQNLAKKELAWLRRGAPARTAKPKFRIDAANELIADVPEIRDKVSLQSLAVSRLGKDVVDLLDVGVTYPAADGGEKVVLKDVEWRIAPGERTGILGVNGAGKSTLLGLISGTVQPTSGRVKRGTTVVVKTLTQRLDELEQHWKDPVRVVISGLRTSYTMGAGSKAQDLTPGQLLERLGFSSAQLSTPVKDLSGGQQRRLQLLLVLLDQPNVLILDEPTNDLDTDMLAAIEDLLDSWSGTLLVVSHDRYFLERVTDQQFAILDGHLRHLPGGVEEYLRLRQLQDSTSAKGQTVKAATATAAQTATGLDGAALRAAQKEVSSLERRIQKLTQQVDAAKQALAEHDQSDYTGLGAKTAAIAEKQGEIEELELRWFELTEQLD